In one Cervus elaphus chromosome 9, mCerEla1.1, whole genome shotgun sequence genomic region, the following are encoded:
- the LOC122700870 gene encoding olfactory receptor 7A10-like — translation MEPGNNTHISKFLLVGLSEVPELQPLIFGLFLSMYLITVFGNLLIILAVSSDPHLHTPMYFFLSNLSLVDICFTSTTIPKMLQNVQIQSKVITYEGCIVQMHFYILFAGLDDILLTVMAYDRFMAICHPLHYTVTMSTQLCGWLVLVSWIISVLNSLLHSLMILRLSFCADLEIHHFFCEIQQLIQLACSDSFLNNAVLYFGSVIIGGVPLAGIIYSYSKIVASICGISSAQGQYKAFSTCASHLSVVSLFYFTCLGVYLSSADTHSSEASAIASVMYTVVTPMLNPFIYSLRNKDVKRALKRFFGMETF, via the coding sequence ATGGAACCAGGGAACAATACACacatttcaaaatttcttctCGTGGGACTTTCAGAGGTACCAGAACTGCAGCCCCTCATATTTGGGCTTTTCCTCTCCATGTACCTGATCACTGTATTTggaaacctgctcatcatcctggcCGTCAGCTCAgacccccacctccacacccccatgtacttcttcctctccaacctgtccTTGGTAGACATCTGTttcacctccaccaccatcccaAAGATGCTGCAAAATGTCCAGATACAGAGCAAAGTCATAACTTATGAAGGCTGCATTGTCCAGATGCATTTTTACATTCTCTTTGCAGGATTAGATGACATTCTCCTgactgtgatggcctatgaccgcttcaTGGCCATTTGCCACCCCCTGCATTACACAGTCACCATGAGCACCCAGCTCTGTGGATGGCTGGTTCTGGTCTCCTGGATCATTAGTGTCCTGAACTCCTTGTTACATAGCTTAATGATATTGCGATTGTCCTTCTGCGCAGACTTGGAAATCCACCACTTTTTTTGTGAAATCCAACAGCTGATCCAACTTGCCTGTTCTGACTCTTTCCTCAATAACGCAGTGCTGTATTTTGGATCTGTAATTATAGGGGGTGTTCCCCTGGCTGGTATCATTTACTCTTACTCTAAGATAGTGGCCTCTATCTGTGGAATCTCATCTGCTCAGGGCCAGTATAAAGCATTCTCCACCTGTGCATCTCACCTCTCTGTTgtctccttattttattttacatgtttagGAGTGTACCTTAGCTCTGCTGATACCCACAGCTCAGAAGCAAGTGCAATAGCCTCAgtgatgtacactgtggtcacacccatgctgaaccccttcatctacagtCTGAGAAATAAAGATGTAAAGAGGGCTCTGAAAAGATTCTTTGGGATGGAAACTTTTTAA